A single Triticum dicoccoides isolate Atlit2015 ecotype Zavitan chromosome 2A, WEW_v2.0, whole genome shotgun sequence DNA region contains:
- the LOC119352554 gene encoding BTB/POZ and MATH domain-containing protein 1-like — translation MPKGWKMSSSTFSVGGHNWRVECYPYGDRQEHDSSISLYLNHASHNKTCDAVAIAKPSWTRFSGVRLFSDTTDPSWGWADFVKHENLEEEKDLYVKDDYLAILCDVIVTAGMHTDGHTEVAMPKPEAVAAAPHFDLHAELISNNQKPNVLIEVGGETSAVHRWVLEARSPVFKADLSLALASEGAAAMLRINGMDVDVCKALLQFIYNNTPDMNQLDTADTIAEKLLVAVDMYKLEELKHICEDALRQRIRMSSVGATVVLAERHGCPELREACMQFMSFSRQLESTHGYRWF, via the coding sequence ATGCCCAAGGGCTGGAAGATGAGTTCGAGCACATTCAGCGTCGGCGGCCACAATTGGCGTGTCGAGTGCTATCCATATGGCGACCGGCAGGAACATGACAGCTCCATCTCTCTCTACCTCAACCACGCCAGCCACAACAAGACATGCGACGCCGTCGCCATAGCGAAGCCATCGTGGACTAGATTCTCCGGGGTGCGCCTCTTCTCCGATACCACCGATCCGTCCTGGGGCTGGGCCGACTTCGTAAAACATGAGAATCTGGAGGAGGAGAAGGATCTCTATGTCAAGGATGACTACCTCGCCATTTTGTGCGACGTCATCGTCACAGCTGGGATGCACACCGACGGCCACACCGAGGTTGCCATGCCAAAACCTGAGGCCGTGGCGGCGGCACCCCATTTCGACTTACACGCGGAACTCATCTCGAACAACCAAAAACCGAACGTGCTGATTGAGGTCGGCGGCGAGACATCGGCGGTGCATCGGTGGGTGCTCGAGGCCCGATCCCCTGTCTTCAAGGCGGATCTCTCGCTCGCCTTGGCCAGCGAGGGCGCCGCTGCTATGCTACGCATCAACGGCATGGACGTCGATGTGTGCAAGGCTCTGCTCCAGTTCATCTACAACAACACACCGGATATGAATCAGCTAGATACGGCGGACACAATAGCTGAGAAGCTGCTCGTTGCGGTGGACATGTATAAGCTGGAGGAGCTGAAGCATATCTGTGAGGATGCGCTACGCCAGCGCATCCGGATGAGTTCCGTGGGGGCGACCGTTGTGCTGGCCGAGCGGCACGGTTGTCCCGAGCTGAGGGAAGCATGCATGCAGTTCATGTCTTTTTCCCGGCAACTTGAAAGCACTCATGGCTACCGATGGTTTTGA